In Halanaeroarchaeum sp. HSR-CO, one DNA window encodes the following:
- the hflX gene encoding GTPase HflX: protein MTGAQLSPDRAVVVKRVDEGTAETTEISGLAEAAGYAVVDVLTQTRSADPALQIGEGKVEELASVVSRIGAGTVVFDNRLGPYQTYNLGTRLPDGVELLDRFTLILEIFGQRAQTRKAQLQVELAELRYELPRAEAKVSLAKRDERPGFMGLGEYDESREQDIKARISRIRDELDRIEKTEDERRAERRRSGFDLVALAGYTNAGKSTLMQALAADLEVGENEDLHPDLDPTAEQADKLFTTLGTTTRRLELERRQVLLTDTVGFISDLPHWLVESFKSTLSSVYHADLVLLVVDAAEPIDDIREKLVTSHDTLYERNEAPIVTVLNKIDQVDDAELAEKRDALAALAPDPVAISASEGENLDALRERIDAELPDRQRERLVLPMTEETMSVVSWVHDHAHVEDVEYGDEEVVIDFEARPTIVEKSRSKASEIVRA, encoded by the coding sequence GTGACCGGAGCACAGCTATCCCCGGATCGGGCCGTGGTGGTAAAGCGCGTCGACGAGGGAACGGCGGAGACGACCGAGATTAGCGGTCTCGCCGAGGCCGCCGGCTACGCGGTCGTGGACGTCCTCACACAGACGCGATCGGCAGACCCGGCTCTCCAGATCGGGGAGGGGAAAGTCGAGGAACTCGCGAGCGTCGTCTCCCGAATCGGCGCCGGAACGGTCGTCTTCGACAATCGTCTCGGTCCCTATCAGACGTACAACCTGGGGACGAGATTACCGGACGGCGTTGAACTCCTGGACCGGTTCACCCTCATCCTCGAGATATTCGGACAGCGGGCACAGACCCGCAAGGCCCAGTTGCAGGTCGAACTCGCCGAACTTCGCTACGAACTACCACGGGCGGAGGCGAAGGTGAGCCTGGCCAAACGCGACGAGCGGCCGGGATTCATGGGGTTGGGGGAGTACGACGAGAGTCGGGAACAGGACATCAAAGCCCGGATCAGTCGCATCCGCGACGAACTCGACCGCATCGAGAAGACCGAGGACGAACGACGGGCGGAGCGCCGCCGGTCCGGATTCGACCTGGTCGCCCTCGCTGGGTATACGAACGCGGGGAAATCCACGCTGATGCAGGCGCTGGCGGCGGACCTGGAGGTCGGTGAGAACGAGGACCTCCACCCCGACCTCGATCCCACGGCGGAGCAGGCGGACAAGTTGTTCACGACGCTGGGGACGACGACCCGTCGGCTGGAGCTAGAGCGACGCCAGGTGCTGTTGACGGACACCGTCGGGTTCATCAGCGACCTCCCGCACTGGCTCGTAGAATCGTTCAAGTCGACGCTCTCCTCGGTCTATCACGCCGACCTGGTCCTGCTCGTCGTCGACGCCGCGGAACCCATCGACGACATCCGCGAGAAACTGGTGACGAGCCACGATACCCTCTACGAGCGCAACGAGGCCCCGATCGTCACCGTCCTGAACAAGATCGATCAGGTGGACGACGCCGAACTCGCGGAGAAACGGGACGCGCTCGCGGCCCTCGCACCGGACCCCGTCGCGATCAGTGCCAGCGAGGGGGAGAACCTCGACGCCCTCCGCGAGCGCATCGACGCGGAACTCCCGGACCGGCAACGTGAACGCCTCGTCCTGCCGATGACCGAGGAGACGATGAGCGTGGTCTCCTGGGTCCACGATCACGCGCACGTCGAGGACGTCGAATACGGTGACGAGGAAGTCGTCATCGACTTCGAGGCGCGACCGACCATCGTCGAGAAATCCCGTTCGAAGGCCAGCGAGATCGTCCGCGCCTGA
- a CDS encoding FUN14 domain-containing protein: MALDVNLSSIGLELGTGAVIGFIIGYAFKMVAKIVAVIVGLELALFSFLESRGILVVKWDRLSGGLIEATDVATASQPPSWMTSIISTLSVGAGFTGGFLVGFKKG, from the coding sequence ATGGCTCTCGACGTCAACCTCAGTTCGATCGGACTGGAACTCGGCACCGGTGCCGTCATCGGGTTCATCATCGGATATGCGTTCAAGATGGTGGCGAAGATCGTGGCCGTCATCGTCGGCCTCGAACTCGCGCTGTTCAGCTTCCTCGAATCCCGCGGCATCCTCGTCGTCAAATGGGATCGACTTTCCGGTGGCCTCATCGAGGCGACCGACGTCGCCACGGCGAGCCAACCGCCCTCCTGGATGACGTCGATCATCTCGACGCTCTCCGTCGGTGCCGGGTTCACCGGTGGCTTCCTCGTCGGCTTCAAGAAGGGGTAA
- a CDS encoding ribosome assembly factor SBDS — MISLDDAVTARLESHGARFEVLVDPDAALAMKRGEFDGELEDVIAARDVFENASRGDRPAEEDLEEVFGTTDPLEIIPAVVERGEIQITAEQRREMEEQKHRQLVNKIARNAVNPQMDDAPHPPDRIEAALEEAGFDIDPMQPVETQVDEALDALRPVIPIRFDEVTVAVQIPADYAGSAQAQIRGYGDLEREEWQPDGSWVGVLTFPAGMQNDFYDKVNDITSGQAETRIIKDKDEISTR; from the coding sequence ATGATTTCACTGGACGACGCGGTCACTGCGCGTCTCGAATCACACGGTGCGCGATTCGAGGTGCTGGTGGACCCGGACGCCGCACTCGCCATGAAGCGCGGCGAGTTCGATGGCGAACTGGAGGACGTCATCGCGGCTCGCGACGTGTTCGAGAACGCATCCCGGGGCGACCGCCCAGCCGAGGAGGACTTAGAGGAGGTCTTCGGGACGACCGATCCCCTCGAGATCATCCCCGCGGTCGTCGAGCGCGGCGAGATCCAGATCACGGCCGAACAGCGCCGGGAGATGGAAGAACAGAAGCACAGACAACTCGTCAACAAGATCGCGCGCAACGCGGTCAACCCGCAGATGGACGACGCCCCGCACCCGCCCGACAGGATCGAGGCGGCTCTCGAGGAGGCCGGCTTCGACATCGATCCGATGCAACCCGTCGAGACGCAGGTCGACGAGGCGCTCGACGCGCTCCGGCCGGTCATCCCGATCCGGTTCGACGAGGTGACCGTCGCGGTACAGATCCCCGCCGACTACGCGGGGAGTGCGCAGGCCCAGATACGTGGGTACGGTGACCTCGAACGGGAGGAGTGGCAACCCGACGGCTCCTGGGTGGGCGTGTTGACCTTCCCCGCGGGGATGCAAAACGACTTCTACGACAAGGTGAACGACATTACGAGCGGTCAGGCCGAGACGCGCATCATCAAGGACAAGGACGAAATCAGCACTCGGTGA
- the psmA gene encoding archaeal proteasome endopeptidase complex subunit alpha: protein MQGQAKQQAYDRGITIFSPDGRLYQVEYAREAVKRGTASIGVRAADGVALLVDKRIRSPLMEQSSVEKLHKADDHVGVASAGHVADARQLIDFARRDAQVNRLRYEEPIGVEALTKDITDHIQQYTQVGGARPFGVALLIGGLEDGEPRLFETDPSGTPYEWKAIAIGSERGDIQSYLEEHYDEEQTIDEAVDLSLRALASVHEEGLSPKGLGAATIDAESGQYIQLTDEEVEEYLVDNDLLAEDED, encoded by the coding sequence ATGCAGGGTCAAGCCAAACAACAGGCGTACGATCGCGGCATCACGATCTTCTCCCCGGACGGACGCCTCTATCAGGTCGAATACGCCCGCGAGGCCGTCAAGCGCGGGACGGCCTCCATCGGCGTTCGGGCCGCCGACGGGGTCGCGCTGCTCGTCGACAAGCGCATCCGTTCGCCGCTGATGGAACAGTCCTCCGTCGAGAAGTTGCACAAGGCAGACGACCACGTCGGCGTCGCGAGCGCGGGGCACGTCGCCGACGCTCGCCAACTGATCGACTTCGCCCGCCGAGACGCGCAGGTGAACCGTCTGCGGTACGAAGAGCCCATCGGCGTCGAGGCACTGACGAAGGATATCACCGACCACATCCAGCAGTACACCCAGGTCGGCGGGGCCAGGCCGTTCGGCGTGGCGCTGTTGATCGGCGGCCTGGAGGACGGCGAACCACGGCTGTTCGAGACGGACCCGAGTGGCACGCCCTACGAGTGGAAAGCCATCGCCATCGGGTCGGAACGGGGCGACATCCAGTCGTATCTCGAGGAGCACTACGACGAGGAACAGACCATCGACGAGGCCGTCGACCTGTCGCTTCGGGCACTCGCGTCGGTCCACGAGGAGGGGCTGTCGCCGAAGGGACTCGGCGCGGCCACCATCGACGCCGAGTCGGGCCAGTATATCCAGTTGACCGACGAGGAAGTCGAGGAGTACCTCGTCGACAACGATCTGCTCGCCGAAGACGAGGACTGA
- a CDS encoding Rpp14/Pop5 family protein, with protein MRHLPKHLRQRWRYLAVELETWPDASVDEDAFQRSLWFAAQNLVGDVGSVEADLRVVNFAFSGGDGRALLRTRRGNVALARAALACVDSVYDDPIRVTVRGVSGTVRAGEEKYLGGPREGTGQESVVFRNDSRRAVVRDDRVDVDIDGAFVGATRIDIT; from the coding sequence ATGAGACATCTCCCGAAACATCTCCGCCAGCGCTGGCGATATCTCGCCGTCGAACTCGAGACCTGGCCGGACGCCTCCGTCGACGAGGATGCGTTCCAGCGCAGTCTCTGGTTCGCCGCCCAGAATCTCGTCGGGGACGTCGGGAGCGTCGAGGCCGATCTGCGGGTCGTGAACTTCGCGTTCTCCGGTGGCGACGGCCGGGCGCTCCTCAGGACGCGTCGTGGCAACGTGGCCCTCGCGCGGGCCGCCCTGGCCTGTGTCGATAGCGTCTACGACGATCCGATACGGGTGACCGTCCGCGGGGTAAGCGGCACGGTCCGTGCTGGTGAAGAAAAGTATTTAGGCGGTCCGAGGGAAGGAACGGGACAGGAATCGGTCGTGTTCAGGAACGACTCACGCCGGGCCGTCGTCCGAGACGATCGGGTGGACGTCGACATCGACGGGGCGTTCGTGGGCGCGACACGAATCGATATCACGTGA
- a CDS encoding RNase P subunit p30 family protein has protein sequence MYEAVRVEAEGRTTTARFAATAADAGFDGIVVADRYDDPAPFDADRLRAAYGIDVVDGFEVRTTEKGVASGVIADRRRKTTVLMLRGGTPTMNRYAVETPAIDVLRDPLRGDGDVNHVIVKAAARNDVHIEVNLGPVLRTSGGPRVQALRGLRKLRELLDHFDAPFVVSGGPETHLQVRGPRELLALGQQLGFDEDQIRSGLEAWGDIATTNRERLSEEYVAEGVRRGRYER, from the coding sequence ATGTACGAGGCGGTCCGCGTCGAGGCCGAGGGACGAACCACCACCGCCCGGTTCGCGGCGACGGCCGCAGATGCAGGGTTCGATGGGATCGTCGTCGCCGATCGATACGACGACCCGGCGCCGTTCGACGCGGACCGTCTCCGGGCGGCTTACGGTATCGACGTCGTCGATGGATTCGAGGTGAGGACGACTGAGAAAGGGGTCGCCAGTGGCGTGATCGCGGACCGACGCCGGAAGACGACGGTCCTTATGCTCCGGGGCGGCACGCCGACGATGAACCGGTACGCCGTCGAGACACCGGCCATCGACGTCCTCCGCGATCCGCTGCGGGGCGACGGCGACGTCAACCACGTTATCGTGAAGGCGGCAGCCCGGAACGACGTCCATATCGAGGTAAATCTGGGCCCCGTCCTCCGAACGTCCGGCGGGCCACGGGTGCAGGCGCTCCGCGGTCTGCGCAAACTCAGAGAACTGCTCGACCACTTCGACGCCCCATTCGTGGTGAGTGGTGGCCCCGAGACACATCTCCAGGTCCGGGGTCCCCGCGAACTTCTGGCGCTCGGACAGCAGTTAGGATTCGACGAGGACCAGATCCGCTCGGGCCTCGAGGCGTGGGGGGACATCGCCACGACAAATCGGGAGCGACTGTCCGAGGAGTACGTCGCCGAGGGCGTCCGTCGGGGACGATACGAACGGTGA
- a CDS encoding RNA-binding protein, whose translation MSVPFHYLDLRTFCYGTESEDRVESALRTLLPEDVPIERMESEGHIGDTIVVLSARVERADEMRHVLDALGEAGVLDEVSAELDDRLDDNNSLFVHLDKQAAAQGALALGAGIALRGKVEAYPATREAALENVREAL comes from the coding sequence ATGAGCGTTCCCTTTCACTACCTCGACCTCCGCACCTTCTGTTACGGAACGGAGTCGGAGGACCGCGTCGAGTCCGCCCTGCGGACCCTCCTTCCCGAGGACGTTCCGATCGAGCGGATGGAATCGGAGGGCCACATCGGGGACACGATAGTGGTTCTCTCGGCCCGGGTCGAGCGCGCGGACGAGATGCGCCACGTACTCGATGCGTTGGGCGAGGCCGGCGTTCTGGACGAGGTCAGCGCGGAACTCGACGATCGTCTCGACGATAACAACTCCCTGTTCGTCCACCTCGACAAACAGGCCGCAGCGCAGGGCGCCCTCGCCCTGGGAGCGGGTATTGCGCTCCGCGGGAAGGTCGAGGCGTATCCGGCCACCCGTGAGGCCGCACTCGAGAACGTCCGCGAAGCGCTCTGA
- a CDS encoding DUF1918 domain-containing protein yields the protein MSFEEDDRVVLSDKHSEYDGQVGTVTQVVETMFGDANYTIEFEDGQEQGVPEDNVELAPEDDEE from the coding sequence ATGAGCTTCGAAGAAGACGACCGCGTCGTTCTCTCCGATAAACACAGCGAGTACGATGGACAGGTCGGGACGGTGACCCAGGTGGTCGAGACGATGTTCGGCGACGCCAACTACACCATCGAGTTCGAGGACGGCCAGGAACAGGGCGTTCCAGAGGATAACGTCGAACTGGCCCCCGAAGACGACGAGGAATAG
- the pyrI gene encoding aspartate carbamoyltransferase regulatory subunit, which yields MTDIDTELRVSKIQNGTVIDHVTGGEALHVLAIIGIDGSGGEAVSLGMNVPSDRMGKKDIVKVEGRELSQSEVDVLSLIAPDATINIIREYEVTEKHRVERPEAVTGVLECPNANCITNAGEPVETQFAVLNDGVRCEYCDTIIREDLTEHIES from the coding sequence ATGACAGACATCGATACCGAACTCCGCGTCAGCAAGATCCAGAACGGCACCGTCATCGACCACGTGACCGGCGGCGAGGCACTGCACGTCCTCGCGATCATCGGCATCGACGGCTCGGGCGGCGAGGCCGTCAGTCTGGGAATGAACGTCCCCAGCGACCGAATGGGGAAAAAGGACATCGTGAAGGTCGAGGGACGGGAATTGAGCCAGTCCGAAGTCGACGTCCTCTCGCTCATCGCACCGGACGCCACCATCAACATCATCCGCGAGTACGAGGTGACGGAAAAACACCGGGTCGAACGACCGGAGGCGGTCACCGGTGTTCTCGAGTGCCCCAACGCGAACTGTATCACGAACGCCGGCGAACCGGTCGAGACCCAATTTGCGGTCCTCAACGACGGCGTCAGATGTGAGTACTGCGATACGATCATCCGCGAGGACCTCACCGAACACATCGAGTCCTGA
- the pyrB gene encoding aspartate carbamoyltransferase: protein MRHDHIITAKQLSREDIEAVLDLAAEFDRDLSGQADRHPGKLLALAFFEPSTRTKMSFETAIKRLGGDVIDMGPVEYSSVTKGETLADTVRVIEGYADAIALRHPMEGSATMASQFIDVPLLNGGDGAGQHPTQTLLDLYTIRENAGLDDLTIGIMGDLKYGRTVHSLSHALTNFDTRQHFISPESLKLPRNVRYDLHEAGAQVREHESLEAVLPELDVLYVTRIQRERFPDENEYQKVAGQFNIDLETLEDAADDLSIMHPLPRVDEIDPAIDDLENATYFDQAHNGVPVRMALLDMLL from the coding sequence ATGCGTCACGACCACATCATCACGGCCAAACAACTCTCGCGGGAGGACATCGAAGCCGTCCTCGACCTGGCGGCGGAGTTCGACCGGGACCTGTCGGGCCAGGCGGACCGACACCCGGGAAAACTCCTGGCGCTCGCGTTCTTTGAGCCGAGCACGCGCACGAAAATGAGCTTCGAGACGGCGATCAAACGTCTCGGCGGGGACGTCATCGACATGGGCCCCGTCGAGTACTCCAGCGTGACGAAAGGCGAGACGCTCGCGGACACCGTCCGCGTCATCGAGGGCTACGCGGACGCCATCGCGTTGCGCCATCCCATGGAGGGGTCGGCGACGATGGCGAGCCAGTTCATCGACGTTCCCCTGCTCAACGGCGGCGACGGGGCCGGCCAACATCCGACACAGACGCTTCTGGACCTCTACACCATCCGGGAGAATGCCGGCCTGGACGACCTCACCATCGGGATTATGGGTGACCTGAAGTACGGTCGGACGGTTCACTCGCTGTCGCACGCGCTCACGAACTTCGACACGCGCCAGCACTTCATCAGCCCGGAGAGTCTGAAACTCCCGCGTAACGTCCGCTACGACCTCCACGAGGCGGGGGCACAGGTCCGCGAACACGAGTCACTCGAGGCAGTCCTGCCCGAACTGGACGTCCTGTACGTGACGCGAATCCAGCGCGAGCGGTTCCCAGACGAGAACGAGTACCAGAAGGTCGCCGGTCAGTTCAACATCGACCTGGAGACCCTCGAGGACGCCGCGGACGACCTCTCGATCATGCACCCGCTCCCGCGGGTGGACGAGATCGACCCGGCCATCGACGACCTCGAGAACGCGACGTACTTCGACCAGGCCCACAACGGCGTGCCAGTCCGCATGGCACTCCTCGACATGTTGCTATGA
- a CDS encoding P-loop NTPase, giving the protein MLAIAGGKGGVGKTTTALGVGVALAARRRNPVVVDADRDTPNLHLVADVDDGGIEALADGVSIDDASTVSRGYEGIRIIGSYAGGPVGRALRQLVTDSPVVVDTPAGGSRDAILPLRLADHAIVVTTPDPASVEDARKTARIARRVDTEVVAWIVNRSSTVPETLRGSVGDVPVIPVPASPDPPTDARRAYDDAVSGWVNA; this is encoded by the coding sequence ATGCTCGCAATCGCCGGAGGGAAAGGTGGGGTCGGGAAGACGACGACAGCCCTCGGCGTCGGTGTGGCGCTCGCCGCCCGGCGACGGAATCCGGTCGTGGTCGACGCCGACCGCGACACACCCAACCTCCATCTCGTCGCCGACGTCGACGACGGCGGCATCGAGGCCCTCGCCGACGGCGTGTCCATCGACGATGCCAGTACCGTCTCCCGCGGCTACGAGGGGATCCGAATCATCGGGTCGTACGCCGGCGGCCCGGTCGGCCGGGCACTCCGACAGCTCGTCACCGACAGTCCAGTAGTCGTCGACACGCCCGCCGGTGGGTCCCGTGACGCCATCCTCCCGCTCCGGCTGGCCGACCACGCAATCGTGGTGACGACGCCGGATCCGGCGTCTGTCGAGGATGCGAGGAAGACGGCCAGGATCGCTCGCCGGGTTGATACCGAGGTGGTCGCCTGGATCGTCAACCGGTCGTCCACGGTGCCCGAGACGCTCCGAGGGTCCGTCGGCGACGTTCCCGTGATACCGGTGCCGGCGTCTCCCGATCCACCCACAGACGCACGCCGTGCGTACGACGATGCGGTGTCGGGGTGGGTAAATGCTTAA
- a CDS encoding ATPase domain-containing protein, which produces MPERLSTGVEVLDRELSGGLPAGSVVAYQSPPASQGELLLYELTRPRPTLYLTTDRTEDTVADAFEETRAPTGSPDIRYVSGEDPLDAVRRAFRSAGEGTTVIVDPIDGLERTSRGRYETVLNELANHMQNTGSIAILHCLSGSHTPMLRETTQHMADVVLDLRTEVKSGVIENRLAVTKFRGGRVPSETIKMDLTERVRVDTSRDIA; this is translated from the coding sequence ATGCCGGAGCGGCTGTCGACGGGGGTCGAGGTCCTCGACCGCGAACTGTCGGGTGGGCTACCGGCCGGGAGCGTCGTCGCCTACCAGTCCCCGCCAGCGAGCCAGGGAGAGCTCCTGCTGTACGAGTTGACCCGTCCCCGCCCGACGCTGTACCTGACGACCGATCGCACCGAGGACACCGTCGCCGACGCGTTCGAGGAGACGCGCGCTCCGACGGGGTCACCCGACATCCGTTACGTCTCAGGTGAGGACCCACTCGACGCGGTCCGGCGGGCGTTCAGGAGCGCGGGCGAAGGGACGACGGTCATCGTCGATCCTATCGACGGTCTGGAACGGACGAGCCGGGGCCGGTACGAGACCGTGTTGAACGAACTCGCGAACCACATGCAGAACACCGGCAGCATCGCCATCCTTCACTGTCTGTCCGGATCACATACGCCGATGCTCCGGGAGACCACCCAGCACATGGCGGACGTCGTCCTCGACCTGCGCACCGAGGTGAAAAGTGGCGTCATCGAGAACCGGCTGGCCGTGACGAAGTTCCGCGGCGGCCGGGTCCCCTCCGAGACCATCAAGATGGACCTGACCGAACGTGTTCGGGTGGACACGAGTCGCGACATCGCCTGA
- a CDS encoding peptidylprolyl isomerase, which translates to MTDENTADEPEETDEESTDEGLQSGDFVKLAYTARTTEGGELVDTTDLETAEAEGIETEERDFSPRTIVLGEGHLFAAVEDDIEGKEVGEEGSVVVPAGQAFGEYQEEQVRTVKADKIPEDDRYPGAHVDVDGEHGHVETIIGGRARVDFNHPLAGQDIEYDYEIVDTVEDRVKQASGLLKMYFDVDLEMFIETDEVETEVTVEPDDEDEDAEPETTTEIEEQETLYIESNPQLQFNQQWMMSKQQILGDVMEKIGVDRVIVQEIIDGSGMPGMGMGGMGGGLGDIDAALEDADIDADEIIDELDEGDEDLEDVDAEELLDEE; encoded by the coding sequence ATGACCGATGAGAATACGGCCGACGAGCCCGAGGAAACCGACGAGGAGTCCACGGACGAGGGACTCCAGTCGGGCGACTTCGTGAAACTTGCGTACACCGCCCGCACCACCGAGGGTGGGGAACTCGTCGACACGACGGACCTCGAGACCGCCGAAGCCGAGGGCATCGAGACTGAGGAACGAGACTTTTCCCCCCGAACCATCGTCCTCGGCGAGGGCCACCTGTTCGCTGCCGTGGAGGACGACATCGAGGGCAAGGAGGTCGGTGAGGAGGGCTCCGTGGTCGTTCCCGCGGGCCAGGCCTTCGGGGAGTACCAGGAAGAACAGGTCCGCACGGTCAAGGCCGACAAGATCCCGGAAGACGACCGCTACCCCGGTGCCCACGTCGACGTCGACGGCGAGCACGGCCACGTCGAGACGATCATCGGTGGGCGGGCCCGCGTGGACTTCAATCACCCCCTAGCCGGCCAGGACATCGAGTACGACTACGAGATCGTCGACACCGTCGAGGACCGGGTCAAGCAGGCCAGTGGGCTGCTCAAGATGTACTTCGACGTCGACCTCGAGATGTTCATCGAGACCGACGAAGTGGAGACGGAGGTCACCGTCGAACCCGATGACGAGGACGAAGACGCCGAACCGGAGACGACCACCGAAATCGAGGAGCAGGAGACCCTCTACATCGAGAGCAACCCGCAGCTGCAGTTCAACCAGCAGTGGATGATGAGCAAACAGCAGATCCTCGGCGACGTCATGGAGAAGATCGGCGTCGACCGGGTCATCGTCCAGGAGATCATCGACGGCAGCGGGATGCCCGGCATGGGCATGGGCGGCATGGGCGGCGGCCTCGGCGACATCGACGCGGCCCTCGAAGACGCCGACATCGATGCCGACGAGATCATCGACGAACTCGACGAGGGTGACGAGGACCTCGAGGACGTCGACGCCGAGGAACTGCTCGACGAAGAGTAA
- a CDS encoding glycosyltransferase — MADVAVLHNTLDFQGGADTVCLAVCDALADDHDVTLFTVSETALEALSDRFDTPLPDVDVRMPTGANRTARALSWLAPWVGPQLAFRSVLLRRFFLPVADEFDLAVSTANEVAVPIPSVQYVHYPQFKIRRAADADAGRLNALWSRVAAPDVSGGTDTATYLANSGWTADVFEAIYGTRPTVLHPPVDPISCDTTWEDRETGIVVVGRIAPDKRLEEAIAIVDGVRDRGHDVHLHIVGSAPRAYRRYADRIAAAAEERPYVHLETDVPRRRVIELLCGYRYGLNVKADEHFGMAVAEYVAAGMVPFAPASGGQREILRGRADRSFDSVPEAIDLVSGAIDRDDRPRLQRDRFATDGFQEAFRQHVR, encoded by the coding sequence ATGGCCGACGTCGCGGTCCTCCACAATACCCTCGACTTTCAGGGCGGTGCGGATACCGTCTGTTTGGCGGTGTGTGACGCGCTGGCCGACGACCACGACGTCACGCTCTTTACCGTCTCCGAGACGGCCCTCGAAGCCCTGTCCGACCGCTTTGACACCCCGTTGCCCGACGTCGACGTCAGAATGCCGACGGGCGCAAACCGAACCGCCCGAGCCCTCTCCTGGCTGGCGCCGTGGGTCGGTCCACAGCTAGCCTTTCGGAGCGTCCTCCTCCGTCGGTTCTTCCTCCCTGTCGCAGACGAGTTCGACCTGGCGGTGAGCACGGCGAACGAGGTCGCGGTACCCATTCCGTCCGTCCAGTACGTGCACTATCCGCAGTTCAAGATCCGCCGTGCGGCGGACGCCGACGCGGGCCGGTTGAACGCGCTCTGGAGTCGGGTGGCGGCCCCCGACGTGAGTGGCGGGACCGACACTGCCACCTACCTCGCGAACTCCGGATGGACCGCGGACGTATTCGAGGCCATCTACGGGACTCGACCGACGGTCCTGCACCCCCCGGTCGACCCGATATCGTGTGACACCACCTGGGAAGACCGTGAGACGGGAATCGTGGTCGTCGGTCGCATCGCCCCGGACAAACGGCTCGAGGAGGCGATAGCCATCGTGGACGGCGTGCGAGACCGGGGCCACGACGTCCACCTGCACATCGTCGGTTCGGCACCGCGGGCCTATCGCCGGTACGCCGATCGGATCGCTGCTGCGGCGGAGGAGCGACCTTACGTCCACCTCGAGACGGACGTACCTCGACGTCGCGTCATCGAGTTGCTGTGTGGGTATCGATACGGGCTCAACGTCAAAGCGGACGAGCACTTCGGCATGGCCGTGGCCGAATACGTCGCGGCCGGCATGGTCCCGTTCGCACCGGCGTCCGGTGGTCAGCGTGAGATTCTCCGCGGTCGAGCGGACCGATCGTTCGATTCTGTGCCCGAGGCAATCGACCTCGTCAGCGGGGCGATCGACCGCGACGACCGCCCGAGGCTCCAGCGCGACCGGTTCGCGACCGACGGGTTCCAGGAGGCGTTTCGGCAACACGTCAGATAG